The Populus nigra chromosome 19, ddPopNigr1.1, whole genome shotgun sequence genome includes a window with the following:
- the LOC133679413 gene encoding endo-1,4-beta-xylanase 5-like → MPCPMITRSALRQCLENPLRPQYNGGIIVNPELNDGLRAWSTFGDAKTEHRESNGNKYVVAHSRNNPYGSVSQKLYLKKNHLYSFSAWVQVSEGNVQVTAIFKTDSGFKKAGSVFAEPKCWSMLKGGLTVDASGPAELYFESNNTSVEIWVDSISLQPFTEKEWRSHQDQSIERTRKEKVRIQAIDEQGNPLSNATISIKQNKLRFPFGCAINKNILSNTAYQDWFTSRFGVTAFEDEMKWYSTEATRGQVDYSVPDAMMAFAKQHNIAVRGHNVIWDDPKYQSGWVNSLSPNDFRTAVQARVGSVMTRYRGRLIAWDVVNENMHFSFVESKLGQNASSVIYNSAGKTDGLTTLFLNEYDTIEKSGDGAASPAKYLQKLKEIQSFPGNANLRMGIGLESHFTIPNLPYVRASLDTLASANVPIWLTEVDVQGNPAQQAQYLEQILREGYSYPKIAGIVMWSAWKPQGCYRMCLTDNNFKNLATGDVVDKLLHEWGGSLMGMTDANGFFQASLSHGDYNVKIIHHGVTDISSSTSKLKVDPTVAGRTTLIHQVTA, encoded by the exons ATGCCTTGCCCTATGATTACTCGATCAGCCTTGAGGCAA TGCTTGGAAAATCCTCTCAGACCTCAGTATAATGGAGGAATCATTGTTAACCCAGAACTAAATGATGGACTAAGAGCATGGTCCACATTTGGAGATGCGAAGACAGAGCATAGAGAATCCAATGGCAACAAATACGTTGTGGCTCATTCCAGGAATAATCCATATGGGAGCGTGTCACAGAAGCTTTACTTGAAAAAGAACCACCTCTATTCTTTCTCTG CCTGGGTACAAGTTAGCGAGGGAAATGTTCAGGTAACAGCCATTTTCAAGACAGATTCTGGCTTCAAAAAAGCTGGTTCCGTTTTTGCTGAGCCAAAGTGCTGGTCCATGCTTAAAGGTGGCCTTACAGTGGATGCATCCGGCCCTGCTGAGCTATATTTTGAG agcAACAACACCTCGGTCGAAATATGGGTTGATAGCATCTCATTGCAACCGTTCACAGAGAAAGAATGGAGGTCTCATCAAGATCAAAGTATTGAAAGG ACTCGAAAGGAAAAGGTTAGAATCCAAGCCATAGACGAACAAGGCAATCCCCTCTCAAATGCAACAATCtccattaaacaaaacaaactgcGCTTCCCATTTGGTTGTGCTATAAACAAGAACATCCTCTCCAACACTGCCTACCAAGATTGGTTCACCTCAAGGTTTGGAGTGACAGCATTTGAAGATGAAATGAAGTGGTACAGCACCGAAGCTACACGTGGCCAGGTTGACTATTCAGTTCCTGATGCCATGATGGCTTTTGCCAAGCAACACAATATAGCCGTCCGTGGCCACAATGTGATTTGGGACGATCCTAAGTACCAAAGTGGATGGGTAAATTCACTCTCACCGAATGATTTTCGAACGGCTGTACAAGCAAGGGTAGGGTCAGTTATGACAAGATACAGAGGCAGGCTTATAGCATGGGACGTTGTTAACGAAAATATGCATTTTTCTTTCGTTGAAAGCAAATTAGGACAGAATGCTTCTTCAGTTATCTACAACTCGGCTGGTAAGACTGATGGACTCACTACATTGTTTCTGAACGAGTATGATACCATTGAAAAGAGTGGTGATGGTGCCGCTTCACCTGCTAAGTACCTTCAAAAGCTCAAAGAAATCCAGAGTTTTCCTGGGAATGCCAATTTGCGCATGGGCATTGGACTAGAGTCTCACTTTACCATTCCAAACCTTCCTTATGTGAGAGCTTCCCTCGATACTCTTGCTTCTGCTAATGTTCCCATTTGGCTCACAGAAGTAGATGTTCAAGGCAACCCAGCTCAGCAG GCACAGTACTTGGAGCAGATTCTAAGGGAGGGATATTCTTACCCAAAAATTGCTGGAATAGTGATGTGGTCAGCATGGAAGCCACAGGGGTGTTACAGGATGTGTTTGACTGataacaatttcaaaaacttgGCTACCGGAGATGTTGTGGACAAGCTTTTGCATGAGTGGGGGGGTTCACTTATGGGCATGACAGATGCTAATGGCTTCTTCCAGGCTTCCCTTTCCCATGGAGACTACAATGTGAAGATTATTCACCATGGGGTGACAGATATATCTTCCTCGACTAGTAAACTTAAGGTGGATCCAACTGTTGCCGGCAGAACAACTTTGATCCACCAAGTTACTGCTTGA
- the LOC133680390 gene encoding adenylyl-sulfate kinase 3-like isoform X2, translated as MNASGFKPALPGISSSKRLGFFSFSGGNQPFDLKPRGVCLIKAAMEETRTLKLDVNGKVEDKLPNGHAGNSTNIKWHECPVEKIDRQKLLKQKGCVIWITGLSGSGKSTVACALSHMLYQRGNLSYILDGDNIRHGLNRDLSFKAEDRAENIRRVGEVAKLFADAGFICIACLISPYRRDRAECRAMLPSEDFVEVFMDVPLQVCENRDSKGLYKLARAGKIKGFTGIDDPYEPPLDAEIVLQCNTGDCSTPCDMAEKVISYLEVKGYLQA; from the exons ATGAATGCTTCCGGGTTTAAGCCAGCACTGCCTGGAATTTCGAGCTCGAAAAGGCTCGGATTTTTTAGCTTCAGTGGCGGTAATCAACCCTTTGATTTGAAACCGAGAGGGGTTTGCCTGATCAAGGCTGCCATGGAAGAGACTCGGACGCTTAAACTGGATGTGAATGGCAAGGTGGAGGATAAGCTGCCAAATGGGCACGCAG GAAACTCAACAAACATAAAGTGGCATGAATGCCCTGTTGAAAAAATTGACAGACAGAAGCTTCTCAAACAAAAGGGTTGTGTTATATGGATCACCGGTCTCAGTGGTTCAG GGAAGAGCACTGTAGCATGTGCCTTGAGTCACATGCTGTACCAGAGAGGAAACTTGTCTTACATTCTTGATGGCGACAACATCAGGCACGGCCTAAATCGTGACCTTAGTTTTAAAGCAGAAGACCGTGCCGAGAATATAAGGAGAGTTG GGGAGGTAGCAAAACTTTTTGCAGATGCTGGATTTATTTGCATCGCCTGCCTGATTTCTCCATACAGAAGGGACCGGGCTGAATGTCGTGCAATGTTACCAAGCGAAGATTTTGTTGAG GTGTTTATGGATGTTCCCCTCCAAGTTTGTGAGAACAGAGACTCAAAAGGCTTGTATAAGCTTGCTCGTGCTGGAAAGATCAAAG GTTTTACTGGCATTGATGATCCATATGAACCACCATTGGATGCTGAG ATAGTATTGCAATGCAACACAGGAGACTGTTCTACCCCATGTGACATGGCTGAGAAGGTGATTTCTTACTTGGAGGTAAAAGGATATCTCCAAGCATAA
- the LOC133680390 gene encoding adenylyl-sulfate kinase 3-like isoform X3, whose translation MNASGFKPALPGISSSKRLGFFSFSGGNQPFDLKPRGVCLIKAAMEETRTLKLDVNGKVEDKLPNGHAGKSTVACALSHMLYQRGNLSYILDGDNIRHGLNRDLSFKAEDRAENIRRVGEVAKLFADAGFICIACLISPYRRDRAECRAMLPSEDFVEVFMDVPLQVCENRDSKGLYKLARAGKIKGFTGIDDPYEPPLDAEIVLQCNTGDCSTPCDMAEKVISYLEVKGYLQA comes from the exons ATGAATGCTTCCGGGTTTAAGCCAGCACTGCCTGGAATTTCGAGCTCGAAAAGGCTCGGATTTTTTAGCTTCAGTGGCGGTAATCAACCCTTTGATTTGAAACCGAGAGGGGTTTGCCTGATCAAGGCTGCCATGGAAGAGACTCGGACGCTTAAACTGGATGTGAATGGCAAGGTGGAGGATAAGCTGCCAAATGGGCACGCAG GGAAGAGCACTGTAGCATGTGCCTTGAGTCACATGCTGTACCAGAGAGGAAACTTGTCTTACATTCTTGATGGCGACAACATCAGGCACGGCCTAAATCGTGACCTTAGTTTTAAAGCAGAAGACCGTGCCGAGAATATAAGGAGAGTTG GGGAGGTAGCAAAACTTTTTGCAGATGCTGGATTTATTTGCATCGCCTGCCTGATTTCTCCATACAGAAGGGACCGGGCTGAATGTCGTGCAATGTTACCAAGCGAAGATTTTGTTGAG GTGTTTATGGATGTTCCCCTCCAAGTTTGTGAGAACAGAGACTCAAAAGGCTTGTATAAGCTTGCTCGTGCTGGAAAGATCAAAG GTTTTACTGGCATTGATGATCCATATGAACCACCATTGGATGCTGAG ATAGTATTGCAATGCAACACAGGAGACTGTTCTACCCCATGTGACATGGCTGAGAAGGTGATTTCTTACTTGGAGGTAAAAGGATATCTCCAAGCATAA
- the LOC133680390 gene encoding adenylyl-sulfate kinase 3-like isoform X1, with amino-acid sequence MNASGFKPALPGISSSKRLGFFSFSGGNQPFDLKPRGVCLIKAAMEETRTLKLDVNGKVEDKLPNGHAGKNHNQLSTIGNSTNIKWHECPVEKIDRQKLLKQKGCVIWITGLSGSGKSTVACALSHMLYQRGNLSYILDGDNIRHGLNRDLSFKAEDRAENIRRVGEVAKLFADAGFICIACLISPYRRDRAECRAMLPSEDFVEVFMDVPLQVCENRDSKGLYKLARAGKIKGFTGIDDPYEPPLDAEIVLQCNTGDCSTPCDMAEKVISYLEVKGYLQA; translated from the exons ATGAATGCTTCCGGGTTTAAGCCAGCACTGCCTGGAATTTCGAGCTCGAAAAGGCTCGGATTTTTTAGCTTCAGTGGCGGTAATCAACCCTTTGATTTGAAACCGAGAGGGGTTTGCCTGATCAAGGCTGCCATGGAAGAGACTCGGACGCTTAAACTGGATGTGAATGGCAAGGTGGAGGATAAGCTGCCAAATGGGCACGCAG GCAAAAATCATAACCAATTGTCTACAATAGGAAACTCAACAAACATAAAGTGGCATGAATGCCCTGTTGAAAAAATTGACAGACAGAAGCTTCTCAAACAAAAGGGTTGTGTTATATGGATCACCGGTCTCAGTGGTTCAG GGAAGAGCACTGTAGCATGTGCCTTGAGTCACATGCTGTACCAGAGAGGAAACTTGTCTTACATTCTTGATGGCGACAACATCAGGCACGGCCTAAATCGTGACCTTAGTTTTAAAGCAGAAGACCGTGCCGAGAATATAAGGAGAGTTG GGGAGGTAGCAAAACTTTTTGCAGATGCTGGATTTATTTGCATCGCCTGCCTGATTTCTCCATACAGAAGGGACCGGGCTGAATGTCGTGCAATGTTACCAAGCGAAGATTTTGTTGAG GTGTTTATGGATGTTCCCCTCCAAGTTTGTGAGAACAGAGACTCAAAAGGCTTGTATAAGCTTGCTCGTGCTGGAAAGATCAAAG GTTTTACTGGCATTGATGATCCATATGAACCACCATTGGATGCTGAG ATAGTATTGCAATGCAACACAGGAGACTGTTCTACCCCATGTGACATGGCTGAGAAGGTGATTTCTTACTTGGAGGTAAAAGGATATCTCCAAGCATAA